The Xanthomonas sontii genome contains a region encoding:
- the htpG gene encoding molecular chaperone HtpG, which yields MSVETQKETLGFQTEVKQLLQLMIHSLYSNKEIFLRELISNASDAADKLRFEALVKPELLDGDAQLRIRIGFDKDAGTVTIDDNGIGMSREEIVAHLGTIAKSGTSEFLKHLSGDQKKDSHLIGQFGVGFYSAFIVADQVDVYSRRAGLPASEGVHWSSRGEGEFEVATIEKAERGTRIVLHLKDDEKDFADGWKLRGIVRKYSDHIALPIEFHKEHYGEDKDKPETPEWETVNRASALWTRPRTEIKDEEYQELYKHIAHDHENPVSWSHNKVEGKLEYTSLLYVPGRAPFDLYQRDASRGLKLYVQRVFIMDQAEQFLPLYLRFIKGIVDSSDLPLNVSREILQSGPVIDSMKSALTKRALDMLEKLAKDDAERYQGVWKNFGQVLKEGPAEDFSNREKIAGLLRFASTHGSDGAQNVSLADYVARMQDGQDKLYYLTGESYAQIKDSPHLEVFRKKGIEVLLLTDRIDEWLMSYLTEFDGKSFVDVARGDLDLGKLDSEEEKQAKEEAAKAKQGLVERIQNVLKEDVSEVRVSHRLTDSPAILAIGQGDLGLQMRQILEASGQKLPESKPVFEFNPAHPLIEKLDAEADGERFGDLAKVLFDQAALAAGDSLKDPAAYVRRLNKLLLELSV from the coding sequence ATGAGCGTGGAAACCCAAAAAGAAACCCTGGGCTTTCAGACCGAGGTCAAGCAGCTGCTGCAGCTGATGATCCATTCGCTGTATTCCAACAAGGAGATCTTCCTGCGCGAACTGATCTCCAATGCCTCCGACGCCGCCGACAAGCTGCGCTTCGAAGCCCTGGTCAAGCCGGAGCTGCTGGACGGCGACGCGCAGTTGCGCATCCGCATCGGCTTCGACAAGGACGCCGGCACCGTCACCATCGACGACAACGGCATCGGCATGAGCCGCGAGGAGATCGTGGCGCACCTGGGCACCATCGCCAAGTCCGGCACCTCCGAGTTTCTCAAGCACCTGTCCGGCGACCAGAAGAAGGACTCGCACCTGATCGGCCAGTTCGGCGTGGGCTTCTACAGCGCCTTCATCGTCGCCGACCAGGTCGACGTTTACAGCCGCCGCGCCGGCCTGCCGGCCAGCGAAGGCGTGCACTGGTCCTCGCGCGGCGAAGGCGAGTTCGAGGTCGCCACCATCGAGAAGGCCGAGCGCGGCACCCGCATCGTGCTGCACCTGAAGGACGACGAGAAGGACTTCGCCGACGGCTGGAAGCTGCGCGGCATCGTGCGCAAGTATTCCGACCACATCGCCCTGCCGATCGAGTTTCACAAGGAACACTACGGCGAAGACAAGGACAAGCCCGAGACCCCGGAATGGGAAACCGTCAACCGCGCCAGCGCGCTGTGGACGCGCCCGCGCACCGAGATCAAGGACGAGGAATACCAGGAGCTGTACAAGCACATCGCCCACGACCACGAGAACCCGGTGTCGTGGAGCCACAACAAGGTCGAGGGCAAGCTGGAGTACACCTCGCTGCTGTACGTGCCCGGCCGCGCCCCGTTCGACCTGTACCAGCGCGACGCCTCGCGCGGGCTCAAGCTGTACGTGCAGCGCGTCTTCATCATGGACCAGGCCGAGCAGTTCCTGCCGCTGTACCTGCGCTTCATCAAGGGCATCGTCGATTCCAGCGACCTGCCGCTGAACGTCTCGCGCGAGATCCTGCAGTCCGGCCCGGTGATCGACTCGATGAAGTCGGCGCTGACCAAGCGTGCCCTGGACATGCTGGAGAAGCTGGCCAAGGACGACGCCGAGCGCTACCAGGGCGTGTGGAAGAACTTCGGCCAGGTGCTGAAGGAAGGCCCGGCCGAGGACTTCAGCAACCGCGAGAAGATCGCCGGCCTGCTGCGTTTCGCCTCCACCCACGGCAGCGACGGCGCGCAGAACGTGTCGCTGGCCGACTACGTGGCGCGGATGCAGGACGGTCAGGACAAGCTGTACTACCTGACCGGCGAGAGCTACGCGCAGATCAAGGACAGCCCGCACCTGGAAGTGTTCCGCAAGAAGGGCATCGAAGTGCTGCTGCTCACCGACCGCATCGACGAGTGGCTGATGAGCTACCTCACCGAGTTCGACGGCAAGTCCTTCGTCGACGTGGCGCGCGGCGACCTGGACCTGGGCAAGCTCGACAGCGAGGAAGAGAAGCAGGCCAAGGAAGAAGCCGCCAAGGCCAAGCAAGGCCTGGTCGAGCGCATCCAGAACGTACTCAAGGAAGACGTCTCCGAAGTGCGCGTCTCGCACCGCCTGACCGACTCACCGGCGATCCTGGCCATCGGCCAGGGCGACCTCGGCCTGCAGATGCGGCAGATCCTGGAAGCCAGCGGCCAGAAGCTACCCGAGAGCAAGCCGGTGTTCGAGTTCAACCCCGCGCACCCGCTGATCGAGAAGCTGGACGCGGAAGCCGACGGCGAGCGCTTCGGCGACCTGGCGAAGGTACTGTTCGATCAGGCGGCGTTGGCGGCTGGCGACAGCCTGAAGGACCCGGCGGCGTATGTGCGTCGGCTCAACAAGCTGTTGTTGGAGTTGTCGGTGTAA
- a CDS encoding Ldh family oxidoreductase: MNSNPTLTLSLDQATTLVERILTHAGFSPAHVQALTHTIVAGERDGCASHGLYRTLGCVATLRNGKVVGDAEPAVHDHAPGIVRVDARGGFSLLAFERGLPLLIEKTRANGLAALAINHCVHFSALWPEVERITDAGLVALICNPSHAWVTPAGGRTPLLGTNPLAFGWPRADAPPFVFDFATSAVARGEIELRRRAGQPIPEGWGVDAAGAPTTDPAAVADGGAMLTFGSHKGSALSAMIELIAGPLIGDLTSAESLAHDAGTGAAPYHGELILALDPARFLGADRAAHLARAEAFFAAYEATGARLPSQRRYQARERSRSEGVRIPQALHQDLLALLD, translated from the coding sequence ATGAACAGCAACCCCACCCTCACGCTGTCCCTGGACCAGGCCACCACCCTGGTCGAACGCATCCTGACCCACGCCGGCTTCAGCCCGGCGCACGTGCAGGCGCTCACCCACACCATCGTCGCCGGCGAACGCGACGGCTGCGCCTCGCACGGGTTGTACCGGACGCTCGGCTGCGTGGCGACGCTGCGCAACGGCAAGGTGGTGGGCGATGCCGAGCCTGCCGTGCACGATCATGCGCCCGGCATCGTCCGGGTCGATGCACGCGGCGGGTTCTCGCTGCTGGCGTTCGAGCGTGGGCTGCCGCTGTTGATCGAGAAGACCCGTGCCAATGGCCTGGCGGCGCTGGCGATCAACCATTGCGTGCATTTCTCTGCGCTGTGGCCGGAAGTCGAACGCATCACCGACGCTGGGTTGGTCGCGCTGATCTGCAACCCCAGTCATGCCTGGGTGACCCCGGCCGGCGGCCGCACGCCGCTGCTGGGCACCAACCCGCTGGCGTTCGGCTGGCCGCGCGCGGATGCGCCGCCGTTCGTGTTCGACTTCGCCACCAGCGCGGTGGCGCGCGGCGAGATCGAGCTGCGCCGCCGCGCCGGCCAGCCGATTCCAGAAGGCTGGGGTGTGGACGCGGCGGGCGCGCCGACCACCGATCCGGCCGCAGTCGCCGACGGCGGCGCGATGCTGACCTTCGGCAGCCACAAGGGCTCGGCGCTGTCGGCGATGATCGAACTGATCGCCGGGCCGTTGATCGGCGACCTCACCAGCGCCGAATCGCTGGCGCACGACGCCGGTACCGGCGCGGCGCCCTACCACGGCGAACTGATTCTGGCGCTGGATCCGGCGCGCTTTCTCGGCGCCGATCGCGCCGCACACCTGGCCCGTGCGGAAGCCTTTTTTGCGGCCTACGAGGCCACCGGGGCACGCTTGCCGTCGCAACGCCGTTACCAGGCGCGGGAACGCAGCCGCAGCGAAGGCGTGCGGATTCCGCAGGCCCTGCATCAGGATCTGCTGGCCTTGCTCGACTGA
- a CDS encoding TonB-dependent receptor: MSFPQPRPSFRHAATPLALAVATALSLGSAGAAQAQEASADSTTQTLDSIVVTGSRLRRVDTETANPVVTISRAQIEATGKATLGDLVQELPSIAGNATNPNTNNGGGTGASVISLRGLGDKRTLVLVNGTRLASNDVNAIPATMIERVEVLSDGASAVYGSDAIGGVVNFILRKGFDGIEASADFGTSSRSDGNRRNFSLTAGKTGERGSIVAGLSYHDIDPVSAGARAYSKDALSLIDGVGVKQGSSATPTGSISFNDGSAAAKALAASNGCSRVTFNGGSSSPTNASQYHCYVASTDSYNYQPYNLLQTPQERTNAFVLGSYRFNDHLEGYVNTYFSKTTSSSIIAPIPIFANGDNFLVSSASYYNPFGVNFGTDRGTGTSYNNFNTRATVLGNRRYEYNTYNFQINPGLRGSFGDSSWQWDASLNYGKVKQKSINYGFLDYAGFNAAVGPSFLAADGTVKCGSAGTPIAGCTPIDVFNLNAASNKAALEALVVNPIVTNVYTVKQFEANANGELFALPAGTASLAVGVSYRKESTSTAADPLWTGDENGMCGVIEFCASVLGGSFSVKEAYAEALFPLLAGLPGVHSLNLTVGSRFSDYDTVGSKTNSKISLEYRPIENLLLRGTASQVFRAPNIGELYAGVAGDSPSVTDPCNGYTGGHAAACANVPTDGSYQQADNQVGAKASGAAVAGYQLKPETGMSYDFGVVYDPGWVEGLSMSADLWKINLKDTITQVSAQTVLNQCYANDASAFCALIHRNDNGTVNYIAEPTVNLGKLWASGADFSLTYRLPDTAWGNFSAGLNGTYVIRYDINPDTTDASTVTIHNAGKYTYAYGNFPRWRALGTLNWNLGDWSASWRVRYIGRTEIGSADTRQSLSADADQPAVVRDIGAYVYHSVQVGYQVKPWNTRFEVGVDNLADRQPPLYYANNVTNANTDVATYDLLGRYYWARATVKF; the protein is encoded by the coding sequence ATGTCGTTTCCGCAGCCACGCCCTTCCTTCCGTCATGCCGCGACGCCGCTGGCGCTGGCAGTCGCCACCGCCCTGTCGCTGGGGAGCGCAGGGGCGGCACAGGCGCAGGAGGCGAGCGCCGACAGCACCACCCAGACGCTGGACAGCATCGTGGTCACCGGCTCGCGCCTGCGCCGCGTCGACACCGAGACCGCCAATCCGGTGGTGACCATCAGTCGCGCGCAGATCGAAGCCACCGGCAAGGCCACGCTGGGCGATCTGGTGCAGGAACTGCCGTCGATCGCCGGCAACGCCACCAACCCCAATACCAACAACGGCGGCGGCACCGGCGCCTCGGTGATCTCGCTGCGCGGCCTCGGCGACAAGCGCACCCTGGTCCTGGTCAACGGCACGCGCCTGGCCAGCAACGACGTCAATGCGATCCCGGCGACCATGATCGAGCGGGTGGAAGTGCTCAGCGACGGTGCCTCGGCGGTGTACGGCTCGGACGCGATCGGCGGCGTGGTCAACTTCATCCTGCGCAAGGGCTTCGACGGCATCGAGGCCAGCGCCGACTTCGGCACCAGCTCGCGCAGCGACGGCAACCGCCGCAACTTCTCGCTCACCGCCGGCAAGACCGGCGAGCGCGGCAGCATCGTCGCCGGCCTGTCCTACCACGACATCGACCCGGTCTCGGCGGGCGCGCGCGCCTACTCCAAGGACGCGCTGTCGCTGATCGACGGCGTCGGGGTGAAGCAGGGCTCCTCGGCCACGCCGACCGGCAGCATCAGCTTCAACGACGGCTCTGCCGCGGCCAAGGCGCTGGCGGCCAGCAACGGCTGTTCGCGGGTCACCTTCAACGGCGGCAGCAGCAGCCCCACCAACGCCAGCCAGTACCACTGCTACGTCGCTTCTACCGATTCCTACAACTACCAGCCGTACAACCTGCTGCAGACCCCGCAGGAACGCACCAACGCCTTCGTGCTCGGCAGCTATCGCTTCAACGATCACCTGGAAGGTTACGTCAACACCTATTTCAGCAAGACCACCTCGTCCTCGATCATCGCGCCGATCCCGATCTTCGCCAACGGCGACAACTTCCTGGTCTCCTCCGCCAGCTACTACAACCCGTTCGGGGTCAACTTCGGCACCGACCGCGGCACCGGCACCTCGTACAACAACTTCAACACCCGCGCCACGGTGCTGGGCAACCGCCGCTACGAGTACAACACCTACAATTTCCAGATCAATCCCGGCCTGCGCGGCAGCTTCGGCGACAGTTCCTGGCAGTGGGACGCCAGCCTCAACTACGGCAAGGTCAAGCAGAAGTCGATCAACTACGGCTTCCTCGACTACGCCGGCTTCAACGCCGCGGTCGGGCCGTCGTTCCTCGCCGCCGACGGCACGGTCAAGTGCGGCAGCGCCGGCACGCCGATCGCCGGCTGCACCCCGATCGACGTGTTCAACCTCAACGCCGCCAGCAACAAGGCGGCGCTGGAAGCGCTGGTGGTCAATCCGATCGTCACCAACGTCTATACGGTCAAGCAGTTCGAGGCCAACGCCAACGGTGAGCTGTTCGCACTGCCGGCCGGCACCGCGAGCCTGGCCGTGGGTGTCTCCTATCGCAAGGAAAGCACCAGCACCGCCGCCGATCCGCTGTGGACCGGCGACGAGAACGGCATGTGCGGCGTGATCGAGTTCTGCGCCTCGGTGCTCGGCGGCAGCTTCAGCGTCAAGGAAGCCTATGCGGAAGCGTTGTTCCCGCTGCTCGCCGGCCTGCCCGGCGTGCACTCGCTCAACCTGACCGTGGGCAGCCGCTTCTCCGACTACGACACCGTCGGCAGCAAGACCAACAGCAAGATCTCGCTGGAGTACCGCCCGATCGAGAACCTGCTGCTGCGCGGGACCGCCTCGCAGGTGTTCCGTGCGCCCAACATCGGCGAGCTGTATGCCGGCGTGGCCGGCGACTCGCCGTCGGTCACCGACCCGTGCAATGGCTATACCGGCGGCCATGCCGCGGCCTGCGCCAACGTGCCCACCGACGGCAGCTACCAGCAGGCCGACAACCAGGTCGGCGCCAAGGCGTCGGGCGCGGCGGTGGCTGGCTACCAGCTCAAGCCGGAGACCGGCATGTCCTACGACTTCGGCGTGGTCTACGACCCGGGTTGGGTCGAGGGCCTGTCGATGAGCGCGGACCTGTGGAAGATCAACCTCAAGGACACCATCACCCAGGTCTCGGCGCAGACCGTGCTCAACCAGTGCTACGCCAACGACGCCAGCGCGTTCTGCGCGCTGATCCACCGCAACGACAACGGCACCGTCAACTACATCGCCGAGCCCACCGTGAACCTCGGCAAGCTGTGGGCCAGCGGCGCGGACTTCAGCCTCACCTACCGCCTGCCGGACACCGCCTGGGGCAACTTCAGCGCCGGCCTCAACGGTACCTACGTGATCCGCTACGACATCAATCCCGACACCACCGACGCCAGCACCGTCACCATCCACAACGCCGGCAAGTACACCTACGCCTACGGCAACTTCCCGCGCTGGCGCGCGCTTGGCACGCTGAACTGGAACCTGGGCGACTGGAGCGCGTCGTGGCGCGTGCGCTACATCGGCCGCACCGAGATCGGCAGCGCCGATACCCGCCAGAGCCTGTCGGCCGATGCCGACCAGCCCGCCGTGGTCCGCGATATCGGCGCCTACGTCTACCACAGCGTGCAGGTGGGCTATCAGGTCAAGCCGTGGAACACCCGCTTCGAGGTGGGCGTGGACAACCTGGCCGATCGGCAGCCGCCGCTGTACTACGCCAACAACGTCACCAACGCCAACACCGACGTGGCCACCTACGATCTGCTCGGCCGCTACTACTGGGCGCGGGCGACGGTGAAGTTCTGA
- a CDS encoding glycoside hydrolase family 127 protein, with the protein MSGQGMHRHGAACAHAAADAAGAALDPSRRRFLQWSALAVAAGLLRFPLDAAASTPGRVQALPLQQVTLKPSLFLDSLQTNRRYLLELEPDRLLHNFLQYAGLPPKGAVYGGWEGDTIAGHTLGHYLSALAKMHAQTRDPALRERIDYIVAELARAQAKDADGYVGGLTRKNDNGAIDSGKVVFEEVRRGVIKGSKFNLNGSWSPLYTVHKLFAGLLDAQELAGNAQALQVLLPLAGYLAGVFDALDHAQMQTLLDTEFGGLNESYIELGARTGDARWIAIGKRLRHEKVIDPAAAGRDALPHIHANTQVPKFIGEARQFEVAGDADAAAAARFFWETVTAHYSYVIGGNADREYFQEPDTIAAFLTEQTCEHCNSYNMLKLTRHLYQWTPQARYFDYYERTLHNHTMAAQHPATGMFTYMTPMISGGERGFSDKFDSFWCCVGSGMEAHAQFGDAIYWQDATSLYVNLYIPSRLDWSERDLSLELDSGVPDNGKVRLQVLRAGARAPRRLLLRVPAWCEGRYTLRVNGKPARAALADGYLALERDWRAGDVIDLDLATPLRLEHAAGDADTVVVMRGPLALAADLGPVSTPYDAPDPALVAAADPLRGFVELPQPGHFLASSTQPTGLTFVPFYAQYERRSALYFKRMDPAQWAQEAQRRARRQAEQDKLRAIAVDMIQFGDEASEQAHQLRSDTSFGGAYRRQQCRDVRGKGFVEFRMRGSAQPLALRLRFWGSDKGRFNILINGKLAVEVAVERGQVIDFVDRDYPLPPALTRDAQPLVVRIEPQHGDTAGPLFGGWLIPA; encoded by the coding sequence ATGAGCGGGCAGGGCATGCATCGGCATGGCGCCGCCTGCGCGCACGCAGCTGCCGACGCGGCCGGCGCCGCGCTGGATCCCTCGCGGCGCCGCTTCCTGCAATGGAGCGCACTGGCGGTGGCCGCCGGGCTGCTGCGCTTCCCGCTGGACGCCGCCGCGTCCACGCCCGGACGGGTGCAGGCGCTGCCCTTGCAGCAGGTCACGCTGAAGCCGTCGCTGTTCCTGGACTCGTTGCAGACCAACCGCCGCTACCTGCTGGAACTGGAGCCGGACCGCCTGCTGCACAACTTCCTGCAGTACGCCGGCCTGCCGCCGAAGGGCGCGGTGTACGGCGGCTGGGAGGGCGACACCATCGCCGGCCACACGCTGGGCCACTACCTCAGCGCACTGGCGAAGATGCACGCGCAGACCCGCGATCCCGCACTGCGCGAGCGCATCGACTACATCGTCGCCGAGCTGGCGCGCGCGCAGGCCAAGGACGCGGACGGCTACGTCGGCGGGCTCACCCGCAAGAACGACAACGGCGCCATCGACAGCGGCAAAGTGGTGTTCGAGGAAGTGCGCCGCGGCGTCATCAAGGGCAGCAAGTTCAATCTCAACGGTAGCTGGTCGCCGCTGTACACGGTGCACAAACTGTTCGCCGGCTTGCTCGACGCGCAAGAACTGGCCGGCAACGCACAAGCGCTGCAGGTGCTGTTGCCGCTGGCCGGCTATCTCGCCGGTGTGTTCGACGCGCTCGACCATGCGCAGATGCAGACCTTGCTGGATACCGAGTTCGGCGGGCTCAACGAGTCCTACATCGAACTGGGCGCGCGCACCGGCGATGCGCGCTGGATCGCCATCGGCAAGCGCCTGCGCCACGAGAAGGTGATCGACCCGGCCGCGGCCGGGCGCGACGCACTGCCGCACATCCACGCCAACACCCAGGTGCCCAAGTTCATCGGCGAGGCGCGCCAGTTCGAGGTCGCCGGCGATGCCGATGCGGCCGCGGCGGCGCGCTTCTTCTGGGAGACGGTGACCGCGCACTACAGCTATGTGATCGGCGGCAATGCCGACCGCGAGTATTTCCAGGAGCCGGACACCATCGCCGCCTTCCTGACCGAGCAGACCTGCGAGCATTGCAACAGCTACAACATGCTCAAGCTGACCCGGCACCTGTACCAGTGGACGCCGCAGGCACGCTACTTCGACTACTACGAGCGCACGCTGCACAACCACACCATGGCCGCGCAGCATCCGGCCACCGGCATGTTCACCTACATGACGCCGATGATCAGCGGCGGCGAGCGCGGCTTCTCCGACAAGTTCGATTCGTTCTGGTGCTGCGTCGGCAGCGGCATGGAAGCGCATGCGCAGTTCGGCGATGCGATCTACTGGCAGGACGCCACCTCGCTGTACGTGAATCTCTATATCCCCTCGCGGCTGGACTGGAGCGAGCGCGACCTGTCGCTGGAACTGGACAGTGGCGTGCCCGACAACGGCAAGGTGCGCCTGCAGGTGCTGCGTGCCGGCGCACGCGCGCCGCGGCGGCTGCTGTTGCGGGTGCCGGCCTGGTGCGAGGGCCGCTATACCCTGCGCGTGAACGGCAAGCCCGCGCGTGCTGCATTGGCCGATGGCTATCTGGCGCTGGAGCGCGACTGGCGCGCCGGCGACGTGATCGACCTGGACCTGGCCACGCCGCTGCGGCTGGAACACGCCGCCGGCGATGCGGACACGGTGGTGGTGATGCGCGGTCCGCTGGCGCTGGCCGCCGACCTGGGGCCGGTGAGTACGCCGTACGACGCGCCGGACCCGGCGCTGGTGGCCGCGGCCGATCCGCTGCGCGGCTTCGTCGAGCTGCCGCAGCCCGGCCATTTCCTGGCCAGCAGCACGCAACCGACGGGCCTGACCTTCGTCCCGTTCTACGCACAGTACGAGCGCCGCAGCGCGCTGTATTTCAAGCGTATGGATCCTGCGCAGTGGGCGCAGGAAGCGCAGCGGCGGGCGCGGCGCCAGGCCGAGCAGGACAAGCTGCGTGCGATCGCGGTGGACATGATCCAGTTCGGCGACGAGGCCTCCGAGCAGGCCCACCAGTTGCGCAGCGATACCTCCTTCGGTGGCGCCTACCGTCGCCAGCAGTGCCGCGACGTGCGCGGCAAGGGCTTCGTCGAGTTCCGCATGCGCGGCAGCGCGCAGCCACTGGCGCTGCGGCTGCGCTTCTGGGGCAGCGACAAGGGCCGTTTCAACATCCTGATCAACGGCAAGCTGGCCGTGGAAGTGGCGGTGGAGCGCGGCCAGGTGATCGATTTCGTCGACCGCGATTACCCGCTGCCGCCGGCGCTCACCCGGGATGCCCAGCCGTTGGTCGTGCGCATCGAGCCGCAGCACGGCGACACCGCCGGCCCGCTGTTCGGCGGCTGGCTGATCCCGGCGTGA
- a CDS encoding Svx/AvrXca family virulence/avirulence protein, whose translation MCLSAVLALAAQHAHAAAAAVCSAGQWLANPGDTDMPAVRYETQHFAFRWKDGQALSQDDVTSAAKELELIWDDYMGRVGFPEPYCNTATKYKVSVYLDHSFGLNGGTSASGGMGMWINPDQLGYHWGLAHELTHGLQGSTGGLRDSPYVGWIWESHANWMAHQYFHDDVQCSEMLVNYPHLYLGSTRDRYCNWQFMEYLKDRFGYAIINDLWAKAPKPGDSRQADADPFSIIRDNMGWSQSQLNDVLGDWAMHNVQWDYTDPDGRDHGAVMRQQYGSNTAFDPENLADETNRDRALRLTQLDPVQGQAGGYQVPFDWAPQRWGYNLVRLVPTVGANAVVVKFHGNVQQQSAVDTLPGLANDPDRIGTPDSDWRWGVVAIDANGKPRYSALQRGADAALSFQVRSDDSDLYLVVMGTPSKMQKIKWDQSYYSVYRYPWSVTLENAYPSGQQPGAPTPTRVGGRHPNGGGWVAQNAYVASTAYVGPHARVLGGKVLGDARIEDHATILGGQVQDGALVGGLSLLQDGVTVKDRAQLHTVFKPAGAFGGFTLSGSGQLRGDVEQRGASASKGVFYGYVDADTVTNPDYGADLTDAVPEVTVKPQ comes from the coding sequence ATGTGCCTGTCGGCCGTTCTGGCCCTGGCTGCGCAGCATGCGCATGCGGCGGCCGCGGCGGTCTGCAGTGCCGGCCAATGGCTCGCCAATCCCGGCGATACCGACATGCCGGCCGTTCGCTACGAAACGCAACACTTCGCGTTCCGCTGGAAGGACGGACAAGCCTTGTCGCAGGACGATGTGACCTCCGCAGCCAAGGAGCTGGAGCTGATCTGGGACGACTACATGGGGCGCGTCGGGTTTCCCGAGCCTTACTGCAACACGGCGACGAAGTACAAGGTCAGCGTCTACCTGGACCACAGCTTCGGCCTGAACGGCGGTACCTCCGCCAGCGGCGGCATGGGCATGTGGATCAATCCGGACCAGTTGGGCTATCACTGGGGCCTGGCGCATGAATTGACCCATGGCTTGCAGGGCAGCACCGGCGGCTTGCGCGACTCGCCGTACGTCGGCTGGATCTGGGAATCGCATGCCAACTGGATGGCGCATCAGTATTTCCACGACGACGTGCAGTGCTCGGAGATGTTGGTGAACTACCCGCATCTCTATCTTGGCTCGACCCGGGATCGCTACTGCAACTGGCAGTTCATGGAGTACCTCAAGGATCGCTTCGGTTACGCGATCATCAACGATCTGTGGGCCAAGGCGCCCAAGCCCGGCGATTCCCGCCAGGCCGATGCCGATCCGTTCTCGATCATCCGCGACAACATGGGGTGGAGCCAGTCGCAGCTCAACGACGTGCTCGGCGACTGGGCCATGCACAACGTGCAGTGGGACTACACCGACCCGGACGGCCGCGACCATGGCGCCGTGATGCGCCAGCAATACGGCAGCAATACCGCATTCGATCCGGAAAACCTGGCCGATGAGACCAATCGTGATCGCGCACTGCGCCTGACCCAGCTGGATCCGGTGCAGGGCCAGGCCGGCGGCTACCAGGTGCCGTTCGACTGGGCGCCGCAGCGGTGGGGCTACAACCTGGTCCGGCTGGTTCCCACCGTGGGTGCGAATGCGGTCGTGGTGAAGTTCCATGGCAATGTGCAGCAGCAATCGGCGGTCGACACGTTGCCGGGCCTGGCCAACGATCCCGATCGCATCGGCACGCCGGACTCGGATTGGCGCTGGGGCGTGGTCGCGATCGATGCCAACGGCAAGCCGCGCTACAGCGCGCTGCAGCGAGGCGCCGATGCCGCGCTGTCGTTCCAGGTGCGCAGCGATGACAGCGACCTGTATCTGGTGGTGATGGGGACGCCGAGCAAGATGCAGAAGATCAAGTGGGATCAGTCCTACTATTCGGTCTACCGCTACCCGTGGAGCGTCACGCTGGAGAACGCGTATCCGTCGGGCCAGCAGCCCGGGGCGCCGACGCCGACGCGCGTGGGCGGCCGTCACCCCAACGGCGGTGGCTGGGTCGCCCAGAACGCGTATGTCGCGTCCACCGCCTATGTCGGCCCGCATGCGCGGGTGCTGGGGGGCAAGGTGCTGGGCGATGCGCGCATCGAGGATCATGCGACGATCCTGGGCGGGCAGGTGCAGGACGGCGCCCTGGTTGGCGGGTTGAGCCTGCTGCAGGATGGCGTGACGGTGAAGGATCGCGCCCAGTTGCATACGGTGTTCAAGCCGGCGGGGGCGTTCGGCGGGTTCACGCTGTCCGGTTCCGGGCAGTTGCGTGGCGACGTCGAACAACGCGGCGCGTCGGCCAGCAAGGGCGTGTTCTACGGCTACGTCGATGCGGATACGGTGACCAACCCCGATTATGGCGCCGACCTGACCGACGCGGTGCCAGAGGTCACGGTGAAGCCGCAATGA